One Pagrus major chromosome 11, Pma_NU_1.0 genomic region harbors:
- the LOC141005370 gene encoding nuclear autoantigenic sperm protein-like isoform X1, protein MPEETSTASGSGSAEEKPCSSSSAAAADSSVDVMEEAKKLIGTGNKHLVMGDVVSAVGVFQDACSMLAERYGDTADECGEAFFLCGKSLLELARMENSVLGNALEGVPEESEEEEQPNDSNIESANNLDEKTRDELRKQVYDAMAEEEKTEAGKLKSEDGKENGVAKSPVKHVNGSEEPSSSVQIAHVNGDEKSPGAPVNGVEESTTPGKETVNEEKMEAKQEESKKDAEQDDEEPEDDDDDDDDDDDDDGETNGQDKEEEEVGNLQLAWEMLEVAKVIYKRQEGKDNQLMAAQTYLKLGEVSAESGNYPQALEDFQECLSLQLKHLPPHSRLLAETHYHVATTLCYMDQYSQAIQHYNSSIKVIEARLAMLQEVIAAAEGADGAAEEKIEMEELKQLLPDIREKVEDAKESQRTGSAASQAIQQTLGGASTSSAFLCENGGPSSSSAFTTASQIPVKSSDSASSSKAASDISHLVRKKRKPEEESPVKDTDAKQAKQEASVNGSGDSSASNGNGVEEGKSQEPASQSSHVKSSA, encoded by the exons ATGCCAGAGGAAACGTCCACCGCGTCCGGCTCTGGGAG TGCGGAGGAGAAGCCGTGCTCATCATCGTCAGCTGCCGCGGCAGACAG CTCTGTTGATGTCATGGAGGAGGCTAAGAAACTGATCGGCACAGGGAACAAGCATCTAGTGATGGGAGATGTTGTTTCTGCCGTCGGTGTCTTCCAGGACGCCTGCAGTATGTT GGCCGAAAGGTACGGGGACACTGCAGATGAGTGTGGCGAGGCCTTCTTCCTCTGTGGGAAGTCCCTGCTGGAGCTTGCCAG GATGGAGAACAGTGTCCTTGGTAATGCCCTGGAGGGAGTCCCAGAAGaatctgaggaagaggagcagccaAACGACTCCAATATTGAGAGTGCCAACAATCTTGATG AAAAAACTAGAGATGAGCTACGAAAGCAGGTGTATGATGCAAtggcagaggaagaaaagactGAGGCGGGCAAGCTGAAGTCTGAGGATGGAAAGGAAAACGGTGTGGCCAAGTCCCCAGTTAAACATGTGAATGGATCAGAGGAACCTTCAAGTTCAGTCCAGATAGCTCATGTGAACGGAGATGAGAAGAGCCCAGGTGCTCCTGTGAACGGTGTCGAGGAAAGTACGACTCCTGGAAAAGAAACTGTGAatgaggagaagatggaggcaaAGCAAGAGGAATCAAAGAAGGATGCTGAACAGGATGATGAAGAACCTGAGG atgatgacgatgatgatgacgacgatgatgatgatgatggagagaCAAATGGACAGGATAAG gaagaggaggaagttgGGAATTTGCAGTTGGCGTGGGAGATGCTGGAGGTGGCTAAAGTAATCTACAAAAG ACAAGAAGGCAAAGACAACCAGCTGATGGCAGCCCAGACATATCTGAAACTCGGAGAAGTCAGTGCTGAATCAG GTAACTATCCCCAGGCACTGGAAGACTTCCAGGAGTGTCTTTCCCTGCAGCTGAAGCATCTTCCTCCCCACAGTCGTCTGCTGGCAGAGACCCACTATCACGTAGCCACCACACTGTGCTACATGGATCAGTATAGCCAGGCCATCCAGCACTACAACAGCTCCATAAAGGTCATCGAGGCCCGTCTGG CTATGTTGCAGGAGGTGATCGCTGCAGCAGAAGGAGCAGATGGGGCAGCAGAAGAGAAAATCgagatggaggagctgaagcagcTTCTGCCTGACATCAGAGAAAAGGTGGAGGATGCCAAGGAAAGCCAGAGAACAGGCAGCGCTGCCTCCCAGGCCATCCAGCAGACACTA GGTGGAGCCTCAACCTCATCAGCATTCCTGTGTGAAAATGGGGGCCCTTCGTCGTCTTCAGCTTTTACAACAGCCAGCCAA ATCCCAGTTAAATCCTCTGACAGTGCCTCGTCTTCCAAAGCAGCCTCAGACATCTCTCACCTCGTCAGGAAAAAG AGGAaaccagaggaggagagccCAGTAAAGGACACTGATGCTAAACAAGCGAAACAGGAAGCCTCAGTTAATGGCAGCGGTGACTCTAGTGCCAGCAACGGCAATGGAGTCGAGGAGGGAAAATCACAGGAG CCTGCCAGCCAGTCATCCCATGTCAAGTCTTCAGCGTGA
- the LOC141005370 gene encoding nuclear autoantigenic sperm protein-like isoform X2 — MPEETSTASGSGSAEEKPCSSSSAAAADSSVDVMEEAKKLIGTGNKHLVMGDVVSAVGVFQDACSMLAERYGDTADECGEAFFLCGKSLLELARMENSVLGNALEGVPEESEEEEQPNDSNIESANNLDEKTRDELRKQVYDAMAEEEKTEAGKLKSEDGKENGVAKSPVKHVNGSEEPSSSVQIAHVNGDEKSPGAPVNGVEESTTPGKETVNEEKMEAKQEESKKDAEQDDEEPEDDDDDDDDDDDDDGETNGQDKEEEEVGNLQLAWEMLEVAKVIYKRQEGKDNQLMAAQTYLKLGEVSAESGNYPQALEDFQECLSLQLKHLPPHSRLLAETHYHVATTLCYMDQYSQAIQHYNSSIKVIEARLAMLQEVIAAAEGADGAAEEKIEMEELKQLLPDIREKVEDAKESQRTGSAASQAIQQTLGGASTSSAFLCENGGPSSSSAFTTASQIPVKSSDSASSSKAASDISHLVRKKPASQSSHVKSSA, encoded by the exons ATGCCAGAGGAAACGTCCACCGCGTCCGGCTCTGGGAG TGCGGAGGAGAAGCCGTGCTCATCATCGTCAGCTGCCGCGGCAGACAG CTCTGTTGATGTCATGGAGGAGGCTAAGAAACTGATCGGCACAGGGAACAAGCATCTAGTGATGGGAGATGTTGTTTCTGCCGTCGGTGTCTTCCAGGACGCCTGCAGTATGTT GGCCGAAAGGTACGGGGACACTGCAGATGAGTGTGGCGAGGCCTTCTTCCTCTGTGGGAAGTCCCTGCTGGAGCTTGCCAG GATGGAGAACAGTGTCCTTGGTAATGCCCTGGAGGGAGTCCCAGAAGaatctgaggaagaggagcagccaAACGACTCCAATATTGAGAGTGCCAACAATCTTGATG AAAAAACTAGAGATGAGCTACGAAAGCAGGTGTATGATGCAAtggcagaggaagaaaagactGAGGCGGGCAAGCTGAAGTCTGAGGATGGAAAGGAAAACGGTGTGGCCAAGTCCCCAGTTAAACATGTGAATGGATCAGAGGAACCTTCAAGTTCAGTCCAGATAGCTCATGTGAACGGAGATGAGAAGAGCCCAGGTGCTCCTGTGAACGGTGTCGAGGAAAGTACGACTCCTGGAAAAGAAACTGTGAatgaggagaagatggaggcaaAGCAAGAGGAATCAAAGAAGGATGCTGAACAGGATGATGAAGAACCTGAGG atgatgacgatgatgatgacgacgatgatgatgatgatggagagaCAAATGGACAGGATAAG gaagaggaggaagttgGGAATTTGCAGTTGGCGTGGGAGATGCTGGAGGTGGCTAAAGTAATCTACAAAAG ACAAGAAGGCAAAGACAACCAGCTGATGGCAGCCCAGACATATCTGAAACTCGGAGAAGTCAGTGCTGAATCAG GTAACTATCCCCAGGCACTGGAAGACTTCCAGGAGTGTCTTTCCCTGCAGCTGAAGCATCTTCCTCCCCACAGTCGTCTGCTGGCAGAGACCCACTATCACGTAGCCACCACACTGTGCTACATGGATCAGTATAGCCAGGCCATCCAGCACTACAACAGCTCCATAAAGGTCATCGAGGCCCGTCTGG CTATGTTGCAGGAGGTGATCGCTGCAGCAGAAGGAGCAGATGGGGCAGCAGAAGAGAAAATCgagatggaggagctgaagcagcTTCTGCCTGACATCAGAGAAAAGGTGGAGGATGCCAAGGAAAGCCAGAGAACAGGCAGCGCTGCCTCCCAGGCCATCCAGCAGACACTA GGTGGAGCCTCAACCTCATCAGCATTCCTGTGTGAAAATGGGGGCCCTTCGTCGTCTTCAGCTTTTACAACAGCCAGCCAA ATCCCAGTTAAATCCTCTGACAGTGCCTCGTCTTCCAAAGCAGCCTCAGACATCTCTCACCTCGTCAGGAAAAAG CCTGCCAGCCAGTCATCCCATGTCAAGTCTTCAGCGTGA
- the LOC141005370 gene encoding nuclear autoantigenic sperm protein-like isoform X3, protein MPEETSTASGSGSAEEKPCSSSSAAAADSSVDVMEEAKKLIGTGNKHLVMGDVVSAVGVFQDACSMLAERYGDTADECGEAFFLCGKSLLELARMENSVLGNALEGVPEESEEEEQPNDSNIESANNLDDDDDDDDDDDDDDGETNGQDKEEEEVGNLQLAWEMLEVAKVIYKRQEGKDNQLMAAQTYLKLGEVSAESGNYPQALEDFQECLSLQLKHLPPHSRLLAETHYHVATTLCYMDQYSQAIQHYNSSIKVIEARLAMLQEVIAAAEGADGAAEEKIEMEELKQLLPDIREKVEDAKESQRTGSAASQAIQQTLGGASTSSAFLCENGGPSSSSAFTTASQIPVKSSDSASSSKAASDISHLVRKKRKPEEESPVKDTDAKQAKQEASVNGSGDSSASNGNGVEEGKSQEPASQSSHVKSSA, encoded by the exons ATGCCAGAGGAAACGTCCACCGCGTCCGGCTCTGGGAG TGCGGAGGAGAAGCCGTGCTCATCATCGTCAGCTGCCGCGGCAGACAG CTCTGTTGATGTCATGGAGGAGGCTAAGAAACTGATCGGCACAGGGAACAAGCATCTAGTGATGGGAGATGTTGTTTCTGCCGTCGGTGTCTTCCAGGACGCCTGCAGTATGTT GGCCGAAAGGTACGGGGACACTGCAGATGAGTGTGGCGAGGCCTTCTTCCTCTGTGGGAAGTCCCTGCTGGAGCTTGCCAG GATGGAGAACAGTGTCCTTGGTAATGCCCTGGAGGGAGTCCCAGAAGaatctgaggaagaggagcagccaAACGACTCCAATATTGAGAGTGCCAACAATCTTGATG atgatgacgatgatgatgacgacgatgatgatgatgatggagagaCAAATGGACAGGATAAG gaagaggaggaagttgGGAATTTGCAGTTGGCGTGGGAGATGCTGGAGGTGGCTAAAGTAATCTACAAAAG ACAAGAAGGCAAAGACAACCAGCTGATGGCAGCCCAGACATATCTGAAACTCGGAGAAGTCAGTGCTGAATCAG GTAACTATCCCCAGGCACTGGAAGACTTCCAGGAGTGTCTTTCCCTGCAGCTGAAGCATCTTCCTCCCCACAGTCGTCTGCTGGCAGAGACCCACTATCACGTAGCCACCACACTGTGCTACATGGATCAGTATAGCCAGGCCATCCAGCACTACAACAGCTCCATAAAGGTCATCGAGGCCCGTCTGG CTATGTTGCAGGAGGTGATCGCTGCAGCAGAAGGAGCAGATGGGGCAGCAGAAGAGAAAATCgagatggaggagctgaagcagcTTCTGCCTGACATCAGAGAAAAGGTGGAGGATGCCAAGGAAAGCCAGAGAACAGGCAGCGCTGCCTCCCAGGCCATCCAGCAGACACTA GGTGGAGCCTCAACCTCATCAGCATTCCTGTGTGAAAATGGGGGCCCTTCGTCGTCTTCAGCTTTTACAACAGCCAGCCAA ATCCCAGTTAAATCCTCTGACAGTGCCTCGTCTTCCAAAGCAGCCTCAGACATCTCTCACCTCGTCAGGAAAAAG AGGAaaccagaggaggagagccCAGTAAAGGACACTGATGCTAAACAAGCGAAACAGGAAGCCTCAGTTAATGGCAGCGGTGACTCTAGTGCCAGCAACGGCAATGGAGTCGAGGAGGGAAAATCACAGGAG CCTGCCAGCCAGTCATCCCATGTCAAGTCTTCAGCGTGA